A single window of Tenericutes bacterium MZ-XQ DNA harbors:
- a CDS encoding transketolase, whose translation MEKRIFLEQKAKEIRKLTIGCIATLGVGHIGGSLSIADILAVLYFDQMHIDPKQPKLPNRDRFVLSKGHGGPAVYATLALKEYFPMELLDTLNISNTDLPSHTDMNKTVGVDMTTGSLGQGFSAAVGMATAAQMDQAPFHVYAIIGDGESQEGQIWEAAMFAGSRKLDHLIAFTDYNKFQIDGSVDQVNDVSPLDKKWEAFNWHVQVIDGHDVIAIQEAILNAKATKGKPSMIICNTIKGKGANFCENQAGSHNMPVTKELAKQAIEGLEK comes from the coding sequence ATGGAAAAACGCATATTTTTAGAACAAAAAGCAAAAGAAATAAGAAAATTAACGATTGGGTGTATCGCAACACTTGGCGTGGGTCATATCGGCGGAAGTTTATCGATTGCAGATATACTTGCAGTTTTATATTTTGATCAAATGCATATTGATCCTAAGCAACCTAAACTACCGAATAGAGATCGTTTCGTTTTATCAAAAGGACATGGTGGACCTGCTGTATATGCAACACTAGCATTAAAAGAATATTTCCCAATGGAATTACTTGATACACTTAATATTTCAAATACAGACCTACCATCGCATACAGATATGAATAAAACAGTTGGTGTTGATATGACAACAGGATCTTTAGGACAAGGGTTCTCAGCAGCTGTTGGTATGGCAACTGCTGCACAAATGGATCAAGCACCATTTCATGTTTATGCAATTATTGGAGATGGTGAGTCTCAAGAAGGCCAAATTTGGGAAGCAGCAATGTTTGCTGGCAGTAGAAAGTTAGATCATCTAATCGCATTTACGGATTATAACAAATTCCAAATTGATGGATCAGTAGATCAAGTTAATGATGTGTCACCACTTGATAAAAAATGGGAAGCATTTAACTGGCATGTGCAAGTGATTGACGGACATGATGTCATAGCTATTCAAGAAGCCATCTTAAATGCGAAAGCAACTAAAGGTAAGCCATCTATGATTATATGCAATACCATTAAAGGTAAAGGCGCAAACTTCTGTGAAAACCAAGCTGGATCTCATAATATGCCAGTGACAAAAGAATTAGCAAAACAAGCAATTGAGGGGTTAGAAAAATGA
- a CDS encoding transketolase produces the protein MIELRNRQLRDIYVDLLIKYAKEYPELVIVEADLMKALKSTAFFDVYPERAINVGVQEANMIGVAAGLANMGKLPFTHTFTPFATRRVFDQVTLSVCYAKMNVKMVGSDPGVMAQLNGGTHMSLEDVGLMRNLPGMVIFEPVDGVQLAAMMPQIIKHHGPVYIRLLRQEFDAIFEDDQTFELGKATRIVEGRDVSIFASGIMVKEALDAQKILSEQGISASVVNIHTIKPIDQDMIIEEAKKTKAVVTAENHNIINGLGSAVAEVLAENCPTPMRRVGVKDHFGEVGKKDFLMEKFGLKAHHIVDAVLDVIKQK, from the coding sequence ATGATCGAATTAAGAAATAGACAATTAAGAGATATATATGTTGATTTACTCATCAAATATGCAAAAGAGTATCCAGAATTAGTCATCGTTGAAGCTGATTTAATGAAAGCCTTAAAATCAACAGCTTTCTTCGATGTTTATCCAGAACGCGCTATCAATGTTGGTGTTCAAGAAGCCAATATGATTGGGGTTGCTGCAGGTCTTGCTAATATGGGTAAATTACCATTTACACATACGTTTACACCATTTGCGACACGTCGTGTTTTTGACCAAGTGACGCTTTCAGTTTGCTATGCAAAAATGAATGTAAAAATGGTTGGTTCGGATCCAGGTGTTATGGCTCAGTTAAACGGTGGAACACACATGTCATTAGAAGATGTTGGACTGATGAGAAACTTACCTGGTATGGTTATATTTGAACCAGTTGATGGCGTACAACTTGCAGCAATGATGCCGCAAATCATTAAACATCATGGTCCAGTTTATATTAGATTATTACGTCAAGAGTTTGACGCGATTTTTGAAGATGATCAAACCTTTGAACTAGGAAAAGCTACTAGAATCGTAGAAGGTAGAGATGTATCTATCTTTGCTTCAGGTATTATGGTCAAAGAAGCTCTTGATGCCCAAAAGATTCTAAGTGAGCAAGGTATTTCTGCAAGTGTGGTAAATATCCATACAATTAAACCAATTGATCAAGATATGATTATTGAAGAAGCTAAAAAAACAAAAGCAGTTGTCACAGCTGAAAACCATAACATCATTAATGGTTTAGGTAGTGCTGTTGCAGAAGTATTAGCTGAAAACTGTCCAACTCCAATGAGAAGAGTTGGTGTTAAAGATCATTTTGGTGAAGTTGGTAAAAAAGATTTCTTAATGGAAAAATTTGGTCTAAAAGCACATCACATCGTTGATGCAGTTTTAGATGTGATTAAACAAAAATAA